CACCCCGGTGCAGTGCGCCGGCACGTTGTCGACGATCGTCTCCCACTCGTTCGCCCAGTGCGAGTGCAGCGAGAGCAACCGGAGCAGGTTGCGGCCGGTGTCGGTGTACCGCAGCGCCGGGTCGCTCATCAGCCGCTTGATGACGACCGCCCGGTCGATCACCGGCTCCTGCCGGCCGATGCTCCGGACCAGGTTCAGCGGCTGCCGGTCCGGTCCGGCACCCTCGGCGGTCCGCTGCCCGGCATCCCGGCCACGCCGGGACGGGACCAGCTCCGCGCCGCTGAGCAGCCGGTTGCGTACGTCGCGGGCGGTCTCCGGGGAGATCGACGCGGCCTTGGCGACCTGGCGCAGCGACAGGTGGGGGTTCTCGGTCATCAGCTGGCCGGCGAGCAGGCGGCCCGCGCTGCAGTCCAGCGGGCGCACCCGGCCGTCCTGGCCGATCCGGCTGGACTCCGGGGCCGACGCCCCGGCCACCCGCCGGCGGATGTCGGCGACGGTGCCCGGCGAGATGCCGGTCACCGCGGCGACGCGGCGGTCCGACCACTGGGGATGGGTGACGGCGATGCGCTCCGCGGCGTGCTTGCGGTCGGCCAGGGCGAGTGGCAGGCCGTGGGCGACGTTGAGCCACACGGACAGGACGAAGGCCTCGTCCTCGGGTCCCTCGAAGAACCGGCCGGCGATCGTCGTCTCCCCACGCCGCAGCGCCGCCCGCACGCGGTGGGCGCCGTCGATGACGCGCATCGTCGCCCGGTGCACCAGGATCGGGGGCAGTTCCTGCTGCACCGCGGCCATCGCCTCCACGTGCACCATGTCGGCGCCGGCCAGCCGTGGCGAGCCGGTGAGCTGGAGGGAACTGATCTCCATCTCGACCACCGGCTGACGATTGATGTCCTCTTCCTCGGGTGTCAAAGAAGCTCCTAAGCGCAGACGCGCGATCCGGTGGTGACCGGCACACGCGTGAGTCAAGGCGGCCTCGACGAGGCCGGGCACGACACTTCTTCGGTACGGCGGGCGCGTCCCGGCCACAGCGGGCGC
This window of the Actinoplanes oblitus genome carries:
- a CDS encoding ParB/RepB/Spo0J family partition protein — protein: MTPEEEDINRQPVVEMEISSLQLTGSPRLAGADMVHVEAMAAVQQELPPILVHRATMRVIDGAHRVRAALRRGETTIAGRFFEGPEDEAFVLSVWLNVAHGLPLALADRKHAAERIAVTHPQWSDRRVAAVTGISPGTVADIRRRVAGASAPESSRIGQDGRVRPLDCSAGRLLAGQLMTENPHLSLRQVAKAASISPETARDVRNRLLSGAELVPSRRGRDAGQRTAEGAGPDRQPLNLVRSIGRQEPVIDRAVVIKRLMSDPALRYTDTGRNLLRLLSLHSHWANEWETIVDNVPAHCTGVVADLARQFAELWADFATRVPEHRLAS